The DNA region CAGGCACTGCCCCTGCACGACGCCCCGCCCCCCTATGACTctgtgttttattctgtttttagaGCAGCAGCGTCACATGTTGTTTTTCTCCAGGATCAGACCAGTCACTGGTTCGCTCTCACTGCACTGTTTCTTTTTCCCTGGCGGACATTCATCTGCGTCTGTTATGGATTAGACTTtttatttgttggttttgtttttttttaaaaagaaaaagaagaaaactggttacatttcaagtctttttttccttttttgtcacTGTGAGTTTTACTGCGTTGCTGTTTCTGCCGATCCGGACTTTTAAGAGAAGCAGAGAGAGATGGCAAGTCCTCCGGCACCGGGAGGACACCTGTTATCTAATGGGACCAATGACGTGAAGAAGTGCGGATACCTGAGGAAGCAGAAGCACGGACACAGGCGCTTTTTCGTGCTCCGGGAGCCGACGGAGCGCTGCCCTGCCCGGCTGGAGTATTACGAAAGCGAGAAGAAATGGAGGAACAAGTCCGCTGCGAAGCGGGtcataactttggactcctGTCTGTGCGTAAACAAACGGGCCGACGCCAAACACAAGCACCTCATTGCCCTCTACACCAAGGACGAGTACTTCGCTGTGGCTGCAGAGAacgagcaggagcaggaggacTGGTTCATGGTGCTGACCGACCTAATAGCAGAGGGGAAAGTGTTCGACAGCCCCGCTTCCACCTCCTCTTTAGTGGGCTTTGAGGAAGCCAGCTACGGACTCATTGCTCCTGCAGCCACTGTCTATAAGGAGGTATGGCAGGTCAACCTGAAATCCAAAGGCTTGGGTCAGATAAAGAACCTCACTGGAGTGTACAGGCTGTGTTTGTCCAGCCGGACCATCAGCTTTGTCAAACTGAACTCTGAAACAGCTGCTGTCAGTTTACAGCTGATGAACATCAGGAGATGCGGCCACTCGGACAGCTTCTTCTTCATAGAGGTGGGCCGGTCTGCGGTCACCGGGCCCGGGGAGTTCTGGATGCAGGCCGAGGACTCGGTGGTGGCGCAGAACATCCACGAGACCATCCTGGAGGCCATGAAAGCGATGAAGGAGCTGTCGGAGTTCAGGCCGAGGAGCAAGAGCCAGTCGGCCAGCACCAACCCCATCTCTGTGCCCACGCGACGCAACCTCAACAACCTTCCCCCGAGTCAGACCGGCCTGGTGAGGAGGTCCAGGACGGACAGCACAGCAGCCACGTCTCCAGGGAGGAAGTTCACTTCCTGTCGGATCAGAACGGCCAGTGAGGGGGACGGCAGCGTGACCCGGCCCGTGTCCATGTCCATATCTGTGATCGGGAGTCCCACCAGCCCCAGCTGTGGGAACCATCTCAGCAGGTCCCACACCCTCAGCAGCGGGCGCACCTGCAGAATGCTCGAGTCCAATCTCCATCACAGCCGCTCCATGCCCGTGTCCAACTCCCCCCCGGCCGCCTCCAGCCCCATCAGCATGTCTCCCAGAAGAGGGGCCGGCGTCTCCACCCCTGACAAAGCCAGGCGGCCCTACAGCTGCAACGCCTCCATCTCCGGCTCCCTCAGCGACACCGGCTTCATGCTCTGTGATGACTACAGCTCCAGCCCAGGTGAGCCCAGGTTCCTGTACCTGACCCGCAGCGACACCCCAGACTCCCTGTCCAGCACACCTCCATCCCGGGACACCAGCGACCCCTGTGGCTACATGATAATGGAAGGAGCCAACGGTCTGGCAGCGGGGGGCGAGGGTTCGGCCTTTGACAAGGCTTACAGGAAGCGAACACACTCCCTGACCACGCCACGCCAACAGAGGGTGGTGGCGCCGCTGTCCTCGGCCTCCCTGGATGACTACACGCTCATGAAGATGGCCAACAGACAAAACTCCCACTCCGCCTCCCCCAAAGTGTGCTATCCCGAGGATTATGGAGACATAGAAATCGGTTCATCCAGGAGCTCCAGCAGTAACCTTGCCGATGACGGCTACATGCCCATGACGCCGGGTGTAGCGCCTCAGTCAGGCAAGACAGACAATTACGTGCCCATGAGCCCCATGTGTGTA from Odontesthes bonariensis isolate fOdoBon6 chromosome 11, fOdoBon6.hap1, whole genome shotgun sequence includes:
- the LOC142391757 gene encoding insulin receptor substrate 2-like, whose protein sequence is MASPPAPGGHLLSNGTNDVKKCGYLRKQKHGHRRFFVLREPTERCPARLEYYESEKKWRNKSAAKRVITLDSCLCVNKRADAKHKHLIALYTKDEYFAVAAENEQEQEDWFMVLTDLIAEGKVFDSPASTSSLVGFEEASYGLIAPAATVYKEVWQVNLKSKGLGQIKNLTGVYRLCLSSRTISFVKLNSETAAVSLQLMNIRRCGHSDSFFFIEVGRSAVTGPGEFWMQAEDSVVAQNIHETILEAMKAMKELSEFRPRSKSQSASTNPISVPTRRNLNNLPPSQTGLVRRSRTDSTAATSPGRKFTSCRIRTASEGDGSVTRPVSMSISVIGSPTSPSCGNHLSRSHTLSSGRTCRMLESNLHHSRSMPVSNSPPAASSPISMSPRRGAGVSTPDKARRPYSCNASISGSLSDTGFMLCDDYSSSPGEPRFLYLTRSDTPDSLSSTPPSRDTSDPCGYMIMEGANGLAAGGEGSAFDKAYRKRTHSLTTPRQQRVVAPLSSASLDDYTLMKMANRQNSHSASPKVCYPEDYGDIEIGSSRSSSSNLADDGYMPMTPGVAPQSGKTDNYVPMSPMCVSAPKQIVNPRVHPQAAGGGGYKTISPCSSSLEDSGYMRMWCGSKSSIESPDRHGEYMNMSPGNPPPLQTSPDYYLGLLAGEPASVRPTYQNGSLTLPAKLQSSKSEDGSQYVLMSPQSLRQRAESDYYSVMQPSAAQTSPLSPSVPSPVRHNRAESLTYRGRLGRPNRLSLDTLRTLPSMNEHPLPGEPRSPGEYINIDFSSSRSSPPSVVSTESQSSSLGSSGGGPGRLSLTNYINLELGSHSPKEAGTPAERLDTLPELSSCSEEDRVYRVEGEKGSQRLDDEVKNDYTEMTFGMTSSPPQLVPQSSASCQTSRERPPSLEDQGVPENIGVFLLGAASASTVDPDCAAKVIRANPQGRRRHSSETFSSTATVTPVFPSFAHGEAVKRPSSVENISSRSSEGSDEEYGSPVNRQSSAGYSNGLNYIALNLLDNRDVEKCGDLVGFKATSSCKGDINGLHSSPYVCLGFKEAATTAKD